GCTGATCGAGCACGATGACCGGGTGCTGCTCGGATCCAACGCCCTCTGGGAGACCGGCCGATTCTCCCTGCTCGCGGGGTTCGTCGAGGCGGGCGAATCGCTCGAGCAGACGGTGCGCCGCGAGATCTTCGAGGAGGCGGGGGTGCACCTGGGTGAGATCGGCTACGTGGCCTCGCAGCCCTGGCCGTTCCCGCGCTCGCTCATGGTGGGCTTCCGCGCCCGCCTCGCGGATGGCGCGGACCCCGACGATCTGTCGCCCGATATCGAGGAGATCTCGGAACTGCGCTGGTTCACCCGGGACGAGATCCGGAACCCCGCTCCCGACCTCCGGCTGCCCATGCCGATGTCCATCGCGCGCTGGATGATCGACACGTGGGTGAACGAGGGGGATGACCGTGGCCGACGGCACTGACGACATTCTCGACGCGCTCGATCCCGAGCAGCGCGAGATCGCGGAGGCGCTGCGCGGCCCGGTCTCGGTGCTCGCGGGTGCGGGCACCGGCAAGACCCGCGCCATCACGCACCGGATCGCCCACGGCGTGCGGACCGGGGTGTACGCCCCGGAGCGTGTGCTGGCCGTGACCTTCACCCGGAAAGCGGCGGGGGAGCTGCAGGGTCGCCTGCGCGGACTCGGTGCCGACGGGGTGCGCGCGCAGACCTTTCACGGTGCGGCGCTCGGGCAGCTGAACCACTTCTGGCCGCAGCTCGTGGGCGGCGCGGCCCCCACGATGCTGCCCGGCAAGGTGGCGGTGGTGTCCCAGGTCGTCGAGTCGCTCGGACTGCACCCGAACAGCGAGGCGCTGCGGGATCTCGCGTCCGAGATCGAGTGGCGCAAGACCTCGATGCTCGGGATCGAGGAGTACGGGCGCCGGATCGCGGATCGCCCCGTGCCGCAGGGATTCACGCCGGAGCAGGTCGTCGACGTGCACCAGGGGTACGCGTCCCTCCTCGAGGAGCGCCGGCAGATCGATTTCGAGGATGTGCTCGTGCTGCTCGCGGGCATGCTCGAGACGGAACCGCTCGCCGCCGTGCAGGTCCGAGAGCGCTACCGCTTCTTCACCGTCGACGAGTACCAGGACGTGTCGCCGCTGCAGCACGCCCTGCTCCGCGTGTGGCTCGGCAATCGCGACGACGTCTGCGTCGTGGGCGATGCGAGCCAGACCATCTACTCGTTCGCCGGGGCGTCGAGTTCCTATCTGTTGCGGTTCGGGATCGAGTATCCGCACGCGCGGGAGATCCGATTGGAGCGCAACTACCGCTCGGCCGAGCCGATCGTCCGGCTCGCGAATCGGCTCATGCGGGATCGCCCCGGTGCGCTGACGCTGCGTGCGTCGCGCGACACGATCCAGGTCCCGGCACGACGTATGGACGCGGATGGGAGCCCCGTGAAGCCGGCGGCTCCTGCGGTCGCGGCGCCCACCTTCGAGTGGTTCGCGACCGAGCTCGACGAGGCGACCGCGGTCGCGGCGTCCATCGCCGAGGCGATCTCCCAGGGCACCCCCGCGTCCGAGATCGCGATTCTCTACCGCACGAACGCGCAATCGGCGCGCTTCGAGGAGGCTCTGCGCCAGCGCGAGATCGGCGTCCGTGTGCACGGCGCGCAGCGGTTCTTCGAGCGCGCGGACGTGCGTCAGGCGGTGATGATGATCCGCGGAGAGGCGAAGGTCGCCGACGGACGTCCGCTGTTCCAGATCGTGAGCGATGTGCTGCGCTCCGGCGGGTGGAGCTCCCGGCCGCCGGAGGGCGCAACGCAGCGCGAACGCTGGGAAGCGCTCAGCGCGCTGCTCTCGCTGGTCGACGAGATGCCACCCGGCACGGGGATCCAGGAGTTCAGTGAGGAGCTCCTCGCGCGGCAGCGTGCGCAGCACGAACCCACCCTCGAGGCCGTGACCTTGAGCGCGATCCACGCGGCGAAAGGCCTCGAGTGGTCGCTCGTGCACGTCGCGGGTATGAGCGAGGGGCTCCTGCCGATCGCCCACGCGGTCGACGAGGACAGCATCTCCGAGGAGCGGCGGCTCTGCTACGTCGCCTTCACCCGCGCGCGCGACACCCTGCGCCTGTCGGGCGTCGCGGGTGGGGCGCGATCCCGACGATCGCCGTCCAGGTTCATCGGAGAGGCCGGGATCGCGGCGTAGCCGCCGAGCACGCACACTCCGGGTGGGCGGCGACCGATTCCATCGAGATCGTGCCGACGGGCCGACCGCGGATGCACGGAATCGTGGCGCGGGAGGTGCGGACCCCCGAATCGCCCGCCGCCCAGTTGCGGATGAACACCGCCGCCCACGCCGCCGCCGCGTGCACCCCCGCGGCAGTCTCGGTGGACGGGCGCGATCCCGCGAGCTGCGCCGCGAGGATGGCGAGCGCCGGGTCGCGATCGAGTGCGGCGAGGCTCGTGCAGGTGTGACACGGTGCGCCCGCTCCCGATACGAGCGGACCGACGCGGATCGCCCGATCCGTGAACGCGACGATCAGGTGCGGTTGATCGACGGAGAGCCACCGCTGCGCGCGCTCCAGCGGTTCGAGATAGCGCTCCAGGAGCACCACGAGATCGAGGGAGTCGGCCGTCGACCCCTCGACGACGTCGCACACGCCCGCGGCTCGGAGCGCCGCATCGAATCCTGCGGCCGGCCGGCCGTCGTCACTCAGCCCGACGCGGACTCGCGGCTCATTGGGCTCGCCCTCGGAATCCCGATCCGCGGGCGGACCGGCGTCGGCGCCGTGCTCGATCTCCCGCCGCAGTACGGGGGCAAGCGTCGTGAGGAGCTCCCGCGCCTCCTGCGGGGTGGCCCCGAGTCGGCGCGCTGCTCGGCGCAGCTCGCCGTCCAGGACCCCGGTGCGGAGGGCACCGACCAGTCGCTGGACGCCCGCCGACGGCGCCCGGATCCGAGCGTCGGCATACTCGAAGCCGACGCGGAGGGTGTCGGCGTCCTCCCAGCACAGCGGGAGCGTGGGGTCGATGCGGGTGAGATGGAGCGGCATGCCCCGATTGTGCCCCGGGTTGGATCACCCGGTTGCGCTGTCCACACCCGGACCCGTGTTCTGGACGTGGAACGTCTGGGGTCACTGGGTGTGCGGGGCGAATGGTCCCGACACCCCGGTGCTACGGCGCGGGTGCCGGGCCGTCGTCGGCCCGGTCGTCGTGCGGCGGACGATCGCCATCGTGCGGGGGGAGCTCGCCGTCGAGCAGCTGCGCGAGGGCGGCATCGAAGTCGTCCGCGTCGGTCTTCGACTCCGACGTGGCTCCGGCCAACCCGAGTCGTTCGAGCAGGCGGGCCGGGTGATCCAGCTCCTCGGCCGTCGGCAGCAGGTCGGGGTGGGCCCAGAGCCCGTCGCGCACCTGCGCATCGCCGCGTTCGCCGACCAGACGCCACAGGGCTGCAGCGTCGCGTAGGCGGCGGGGCCGCAGTTCGAGCCCGACGAGCGCGCTGAACGCGTGCTCCGCAGGGCCCCCGGTCGCGCGTCGACGGCGGACCATCTCGGCGATGGCGTCGGCTCCCGGGAGGCGTTTCGCAGCGTCCGCCGTCACCACGTCGACCCATCCCTCGACGAGCGCCAGCATGGTCTCGAGCCGCGCGTGCGCCGCCTCCTGGGCCTCGGTCTTCGGCGGAATCAACGCGCCGTTCGAGAGGAGCTCCTGGAGCTGCTCGGGGTGGGCCGGATCGATGTCGCGTGCCACCTCCTCGATCCGATCGGTGTCGATCCGGATCCCGCGCGCGTAGTCCGTGATCGCGGAGAGCAGGTGCAGCCGGAGCCACTTCGAGTGCCGGAAGAGCCGCGCGTGGGCGAGCTCGCGCACGGCGAGGTACAGGGTGACGGCCTCGACGTCCTGGTCGAGTCCCTCGGCGAAGGACGCGACACCCCCGGGGAGCAGGGCGCCCCCCTCGCGTCCGGGACCGGTGAGGAGCGGGATCCCGATCTCACCCGCCGACACGACCTCACCCGAGAGCTTGCCGATGATCGTGCCGAGCTGGACCGCGAAGAGGGCCCCGCCCACACTGCGCAGCATCGGCGCCGCACCCTGCAGTGCGTCCCCGAGCTCCTCGGGCATCTGCGACTGGAGGGCGCCCATGAGCGCCTGCGTCACCGACTCGGCGACCGGCTCGGCCATGCTGATCCAGGTATCGACCGACTGCTGCACCCACTCGATGCGGCTCAGCGCGCGCGGCGCGTCGGAGGTCGGTCCGATCTCGGTGACCTCGTCGAGCCAGAGCGTCGCGACCGGGAAGGCGCGGAGCACGGACGCGGGATCGTGCGCGGCACCGCCGTCACTGGCGACCTCAATCGCGGTGCGACGGGTCGCCGACCAATCGATGCCGTCGGTGGGCTGCTGCATCGCGCCCCGCAGGGTGTTGAAGAGTCCCTGCATCGCGGCCGGATCGCCGGGGATCCCGGCGGCCTTCGCCAGTTGCTCGGGGTCGAAACCGCCCTCGGGGGCGCCGTTCCCGGAGAGCATGTCGCGCAGGATCCGCTGCAGCTCGTCGAAGTCGGGGTTTCCGCCCTGGTTGCCGGAGTCGTCGTGATCGTTCGCGCTCATACCGCTCTCCTCAGTCGTCCCTGTCAACGCTACGGCACACCACCTGGATACGCCTGCTAGATTGACCCGGTCGGCGGCGATTCCATTGCGCCGACTGCGAACAGCGCGCGGCCCGAGCGGGCGGGGCGGTCACGGGGAGACGGGTGCGGCACGACATGATCGACGAGGAGCGCGAGCGGCGCCGGGTCCGGATCCTGCTCGGGATCGCGATTCTCGCCTGCCTGACCCTGCTGGCCGCCGTCATCCCGTCGCCGTTCGCCATCGAGCGACCCGGTCCCGTCGTGAACACGCTGGGCGAGGTGGCGATCGAGGACGAGACCATGCCCGTCATCGCGATCCTCGACGCCGAGACCTATCCGACCACGGGCGAACTCAATCTGCTCACCGTGTCGATTGCGGGCGGCCCCGAGCACCCCGTGAGCTGGCTGTCGCTCGTGCCGGCGCTGCTCGACCCCTCGCAGCGTATTGCTCCGCGCAACGAGTTCTTCCCGGAGGGGGTGAGCGAGCAGGATCGAGAGGCGGCGAACACCGTCATGATGGACACCTCGCAGATGCAGTCCGCGGCTGCCGCCTTCCGCGAGCTCGGAGAACCCGTCGCCGTCGAGTTGCGGGTTGCCGGTGTCTCCGAGGACGGACCGGCCGAGGGGATCCTGCGGGTCGACGACGTCATCGAGGGCATCAACGGGTCGCCGGTCGCTGACTTCGCGGCGCTGCGGTCCGCGATCGTCGACTCGGGCGTCGACGCGGCGCTCACGATCCAGGTGCGTCGCGACGGCGAGTCGACCGAGGTATCGGTGACCCCGCGGCTGCCCGAGGGCGGCACGGAGCCCATGCTCGGCGCAGTGATCTCGTCGAGCTACGACCTGCCGGCCGAGGTCGACATCAGCCTGTCCCAGATCGGCGGGCCCAGCGCGGGCATGATCTTCGCGCTCGGGATCTACGACCAGCTGACCCCCGGGGGTCTCCTCGACGGGCTGACCGTGAGCGGCACCGGCACGATCTCGGACGAGGGCGTCGTCGGGCCGATCGGCGGGCTCGCGCAGAAGATGTGGGCCGCGTCGCGCGCGGACAGCGATCTGTTCCTGATGCCGGTTGCGAATTGCGCGGATCTGCCATCGCGGATCCCCTCCGGGCTCACGGTCGCCCCGGTCGAAACGCTCGCCGAGGCCATCGACGCCATCGAAGGCGCGACGGCGGGGGAGACCCCGGCCGGCATCGAACGCTGCGACGCCCCGTAGCCCAGGCCACCGGGGCCTTTGTCAGCGGCGCCCGATACAGTGGTCGGGAACCCGCCCGGCACACCCGTGTGCACTTTGGACAGGAAAGTAAAACGACGTGACCGACCAAAACGTAGGTGCGCCGGCTACTCGTCAGCGCAGACTCTCCCCGCTCGCCATCACCATCGTGATTGTCGTGCTTCTGATCCTCGGCTTCCTCGCGGTCGCCGCCGTGCTGGCGGAGGTGTTCTGGTATCGCCAAGTCGGGTTCCTCCCGGTATTGACCACGCAGTGGATCGCAGCCGGGGTCATGTTCCTCATCGGCTTCTTCGGCATGGCCGTGCCGGTGTTCTTCGCCATCGACCTGGCGTACCGCAAGCGGCCCGTCTACGCGCGGCTGACCGCGCAGCTCGACCGGTACCAGGAGCTGTTCGAACCGCTCCGGCGCCTCGTCAAGTGGGGCCTGCCCGCAGTGATCGGCCTGTTCGGCGGTTTCAGCACGGCGACGCAGTGGCAGCGCGTGCTGCTCTGGATGAACAGTGAGCCGACCGGCACCACGGACGCGCAGTTCGGGATCGACGTCTCCTTCTACCTCTTCGACCTTCCGGTGCTGCAGGGCATCGTCGGCTTCGCCTCGGCCGTCGCGCTGGTCGCGCTCATCGCCGGCGTCGCCACCAGCTACCTCTACGGCGGCATCTCCTTCTCGGGCCGTGATGTGCGCGTCTCCAAGGCCACGCGCATCCAGGCCGCGATCCTCGCCACGATCTACCTCCTACTGCAGGCCGCGAGCCTGTGGCTCGACCAGTACCGCTCCGTGAACGATCCGAACGGGCTGCTCACCGGTGCGATGTTCCAGGACGTGCACGCGGTGATCCCGGGCAAGCAGATCCTTGCGGGGATCGCGCTCATCGTTGCAGTGCTCTTCCTGATCACGGCGTTCACCGGCAAGTGGCGTCTCCCGGTCATCGGCACCGCGCTCTTCCTGGTCTCCAGCATCGTGCTCGGCATGGGCTACCCCTGGGCTGTGCAGCAGTTCCAGGTGCGCCCCGACGAGAAGAGCCTCGAGTCCGAGTACATCGAGCGCAACATCGCCGCGACCCGCGAGGCCTTCGGCGTCGACGAGGTCGAGGTCGAGCGCTACGACGCGGTGACCGACGCCGAGCCGGGCGCGCTGCGCAACGACGCCGTCGCCACCGCGAACATCCGCATCATGGACCCCGAGATCATTTCCCGGACCTTCGCGCAGCTCGAGCAGAGCAAGCAGTACTACACGTTCCCCAACTCGCTGAACGTCGATCGCTACGTGATCGACGGAGAGGTCGAGGACACGGTCTCGGCGGTGCGCGACATCGACATCACGGATCAGGAGGGCTGGTACAACCGGACCCTCGTGTACACGCACGGGTACGGTCTCGTCGCGGCGTACGGCAACCAGCGCTCCCCGGGCGGTGAGCCCGTGTTCCTCGAGAGCGGGATCCCGACGAGCGGCAAGCTCGGTGAATTCGAGCCCCGCGTGTACTTCGGCATGAACTCGCCCGAGTACTCCATCGTCGGAGGCGAGCGGGACAAGCCGATCGAGCTCGACTTCCCCGCGGACGCCGAGAGCACCGCCGAGGCGGCCGCCGAGGACGCCGACGACGCGACCCCGGCGGAGGAGGCGACTCCGGCCGAGCCGGAGAACGCGGATGCGGCGCAGGTCGAGGCCGACGTCGCCGAGGCGGACGCCGCTGCCGAGGAGGAGCAGGCGGTCGAGGAGGTCGACGGCAGCCGTCAGAACCTCACCACGTTCGCCGGCGACGGTGGGCCGGAGCTCAGCAACATCTTCACGAAGCTGATCTACGCGCTCAAGTTCCAGGACATGGAGGTGCTGCTGTCCGGCGCCGTGGTCGACGGGTCGCAGATCCTCTACGATCGCAACCCGATCGAGCGCGTGCAGAAGGTCGCGCCCTACCTGACCCTCGACGCAGCGCCCTACGCATCGGTCGTCGACGGCAAGGTCGTCTGGATCGTCGACGGCTACACCACGTCCTCCGAGTACCCGTACTCGGAGCAGAAGGACCTCAACGAGGTGACCGTGGACGCGGACAACGAGCGGGTGAGTCTCATGACGAAGCCGGTCAACTACATCCGCAACTCGGTGAAGGCCACGGTCGATGCGTACGACGGCAGCGTGACGCTGTACGCGTGGGACACCGAGGATCCGGTGCTGAAGGCGTGGAGCAAGGTGTTCCCCGGCACGCTGCAGAGCGTCTCGGAGATGAGCGGCGACCTGCTCAGCCACGTCCGGTACCCGACCGATCTCTTCAAGATGCAGCGCGAGGTCCTGAGCAAGTACCACGTGACCGACGCCGGTGCCTTCTACTCCGAAGAGGACGCGTGGCGTACGCCCAACGATCCGGTCGCCGCGACCGGGGACGGCACGACCGCGCCGGCGCAGCCGCCGTACTACCTGACGCTCTCGGCGGGTGCCGGAGCGGAGCCGAACTACTCGATCTACTCCACCTACATCCCGGACGCCCGGGGCGAGGGAGCCCGAGACATCCTGACCGGGTATCTCGCGGCCGACTCGAACGCCGGCGCGGAGGCGGGCACGGTATCGGACGGCTACGGGTCGCTGAAACTGCTGACGCTGCCGAAGGGCAATACGATCCCCGGCCCCGGCCAGGTGCAGAACAGCTTCAATACCGACCCGAAGGTGTCGACCGAGCTCAACCTGCTCCGTCAGGGCGAGACCACGGTGCGCAGCGGTAACCTGCTGACCCTCCCGGTCGGCGGCGGGCTGCTCTACGTGCAGCCGGTCTACATCGAGGCATCATCGGGCACACGGTTCCCGCTGCTCCAGAAGGTGCTCGTGTCGTTCGGCGACCAGATCGCGTTCGAGGACACGCTGGACGAGGCGCTCGACGTGCTCTTCGGCGGAAACTCGGGAGCGAGCGCCGGTGACGGCGACGCGGTGGACGGCGAGGAGCCCGCGGCCCCCGACACGGGGGACACGGCGACCGGTGGGGACACCGGGGCCACCGGTGGGGGCACGGGCACGAGCGCGACGCTGGAAGCGGCGCTGCGCGAGATGCAGAGCGCCATCACCGATCGTGAGCAGGCGATGAAGGACGGCGACTGGGCCGCGTACGGTGTGGCCGACGAGCGGCTGAAGGCCGCTGTGGAGGCCGCGCTCGAGGCGCAGTAGCGGATCCGCCTCCGGGCCCGGGACACCGGGCCCGGAGGCGGTGCGCAGCACGAAGGCCCGGTCTCACTGAGACCGGGCCTTCGCTGTTTCCGTTGCGGGGGCAGGATTTGAACCTACGACCTCCGGGTTATGAGCCCGGCGAGCTACCGAACTGCTCCACCCCGCGGCACAAGATAGGAGCCTAGCAGTCTCTCTGAGCTCGACGCGAACCGAGCGGTGCACCCGGGCGTGGGCGGTGCGGGTGGCCGAGCGCCGTGTTCGTCGCTCACAATCGACCGCGCTCGACCCCTCGGCCGCGGGCCGGCTGCGGACCCGTGAAACGCGAAAATCCCGGTCTCACTGAGACCGGGATTTTCATGCCGCTGTGCGACGTTCCGTTGCGGGGGCAGGATTTGAACCTACGACCTCCGGGTTATGAGCCCGGCGAGCTACCGAACTGCTCCACCCCGCGGCACAAGATATGACTCTAGCACGCCCCTCGACGTCACGCGAATCGAGCCTGTTCGGGCGCGGCGTCGTGCCCTCCGGAGCCTGTGGACAGACGATCCGGGCAGTCGCCGGTCGGATCCACCATGGAGGCGCGGCAGGGCGGACCTCCGCGGCGGGCTCTGCGGGTACCTCGGTGCCACGCCCCGCCGGACCACCGAAGGAGCAGGCATGCACGAGCAGGAACAGGCACGGAGAATCGCGGAGGACTTGTGGCGACCGGATGGGGCTGACGCAGCCGCGGAAGGGAAGCCCTCGAGAGGGCACTGGCGCCGGCTGGTGCTCCGCATCGCGGCGCCGCTGGCGGCGGTGATCGCGGTGGCGACCGGGATCACGGGGGCGAGTACCGCGTACGCGGCGGCCGAGGGTCCGGGGGTGCGTCTCGGAGGTGTGTTCGTCGGCGCGTACGTGACCTCCACGAACGGGTCGAACGCCTTCTGCGCGGAGCCCGACGGCGACAACCCGACCGCGGAGGTTCCGGCGACACGGATGACCAGTCTGCGGGGGTACCTGATGCAGTCGACCGGGCACTGGGTGGCACCGTACGCGAACGAGCAGGGGCTGCGCATGATGAACTACGTGACGGCGACCTACGGCACCCTCGGCGCCGGCGACGACTGGCAGAACAGCCAGGCGGCGGCCGTCGCGTTATCGATCTGGACCATTCGCGGGTGGGAGGACGGGGTCGTCGCCGGGTGGGTTGAGACGATTCGCGGCCTCGCGCCGGTGGCCGTCCGGTCGCTGGCCGATCGATTTGTCAGTGAGGCGGCGGGTGCGGTGACCGCCCGGATCGTCCCACCGGCCGAACCGTCGGTCACGTGGAGCAGTGAGCGCGAGGCGGTCGTGACGGTCCCGGTCGGCTACGAGCGCTTCCACGCGGCATCCGGCGGCCGGCTCGTCGGGAACGCTCCTGCCGGCGTCGCCTTCGCGAACGATGGCACGACTGCCACCCTCGACCCCGCACGCGCGCACACTCTGTCGATCGAGTCCCTGCCGACACTGTCGTCCCCGCGGATCCTGCCGCTCGAGCTGCGAGCCGAGTGGTCGCAGCAGCTCACGCGCTGGCCCGCTGAACTCTGGGGCTTCCAGCCCGGGGCGGACGCGTCGGATCAACTGCTCGTGGTCGGTGGTGGGGGTGAGGTGCAGTCGGACGCGGGCGTGTGGACGAAGACCGTCGCACCGTCGGAGCCCCGGGCGTTCGAGCCGATCGTCACCACGCAGGTCGCGCAGGCGCGCTTGAGCCCGGGCGATGCGTATCTCGATCGCGTGACTTTCGGGATCGCCCCGGGGTCCGCGGCGTGGCCGAGCTATTGGGCCGACGGGGCCTGGCATCCCCGGGCCGTGCGGGCGACCGGAACCCTCTACGGCCCGCTCGCCGAGCGTCCCGAGCCCGCGGCGCAGGTCCCCGACGATCCCGCGCCCCCGATCGTCGGCACGGCGGTCGTCGAGGCAGAGCAGGGCGCTGGGACCTACGACGTGCCCCTCGACGTCCCCGAGGCTCGGGCCGCCGGGTTCTACACCTGGGTGTGGGAGGTCGACGGAGAGGATCAGCCCGACGTGATCCAGACCGGGACTCCGGAGGCGTGGCACGTCGCCGGTGCGTACCGTTTCCAGGACGGCTTCGGGCTGGCGGAGGAGACGCACCTTCGTCCGATGGAGTTCACGATCACCACGGCGCTCCGAGAGACCGAGCTGCCTCCCGGCGAAGCCACGGAGGACGTGATCACGGTGGATCCCGGGCCGGGCGGCTGGCTCCGCGCGGATGGCGAGCCGGCGCCGGTCACCTTCCGGGCGACCGTCACCGAGGTCGACGGCGTTCCGGTCCGTGCGCCCCGGGCGCCCGACGGAGCGACGGTTCGCGCGACGGAGCGGGTCACGGTGAGCTCCGCGGACGCGCCGATCACGGTTCCCGTGGACGTGCCGCTGCGGCGAAACGGTGGGGTGACCGTGCAGGTCTGCGTGCTCGCGGAGGACCAGACGGAGTCGGTCCGCGAGCTCGTCGTCGAGGGATGCGACGACTGGGGCGTCCCCGAGGAGTCCGCGCGGATCGTGCTGCCCCGGGTGATGACGGTCGCGCAGCGTTCGGGCTTGGTCGGCCAGACGATCCACGATGTGGCGTCCGTCCGAGGTCGAGTGCCTCAGCAGTCGAGCCTCGGATTCACCGTGTACCTGCAACCCGAGGTCGGAGCGGTGAAGATGGACGCGCACTGGCGCCCGGTGCTCAGCCGCAGCGGCGTGCCGGAGCGCTGGACGGCGACCGAGCTCGCGCATCTCGATGCGCGCGAGAAGTGCCTCGCGCAACCTGTGGCGCGTACCGCACGGGTTCGGATCGAGGGCCCGGGCGAGGTGCGCTCGCCCGACGTCGTGCCGCGGAGTGCGGGCACGGTGCGCTGGGTGGAGGATCTTGCGGTCGAGGATCCCCGAGACCGATCGAGCGTCGAGCTTCACCGCGGCGTCTGCGGAGCAGCGCAGGAGACGACGGAGGTGCGGCGCGCCGAGTCCGAGCTCGCGAGCACGGGTGGGGCGACCTGGGGTGCGCTTGCCGGCAGCGCGGCGCTGCTGCTCTCGGGGGCGGGCTTGGTCGCGCTGGCGAGCAGGGCCGTCCGACCTCGACGATCGGCGTGAGGAGTGGGATGGTGGGGGTGCTGGTGGATCCCGCAGAGCTTATGCAGGCCTCGCAAATGCTATTCATAGATTCGCGGGCCAAGCTAGGGGCATACGAAGGGAGTCCCCATGACCACCACCCCCGACCACGACTCGACCGGCTCGCCGCAGGGCTCGACGCCGAACGCTGCGACGCCGGACGCGTCGTCGCCGAACGCTCCGGCGTCGAATACTCACCCGCCGGCTGGCCCGGAACGGACCGGCACGGAGCCGACTGCGCAGTTCACGCAGTCCCAGCCGACGGTTCCCCTGCACGACGCGCTGCCCCAGGCGCCGGGCGCCCCGATGGTGCAGGCCCCTCACACCGCTCCGGTCTACGGCCACGCTCCGGCCCCCGCCTACGCGGCCCACCAGGTTCCGGGGGGCGCAGGGTACCCGCCGCCGAACGACACATCCGCGTTCTCAGCGCCCGCGGCGGAAGCGGAGCCGCAGACGCACTCCGCGCAGCCGAAGAATCGCACGGGGGCGCTCCTCGCCGGGCTTGCGATCGGCGCCCTGCTCGGTGGCATCGTCGGCGGCGGCGTCGCGGCGGTCGTCTCGTCCAACACCCAGGCGCCCGTGGTCGCAGAGGGTGGGGGCACGCTGACGCTGAACAACCCCGATAGCGCGACGACGATTTCCGGTGTCGCCGCGGTCGCAACCCCGAGCGTGGTGACCCTCGAGGTCTCCGGTGGGAGCGCGAGCGGATCGGGCTCCGGGGTGATCTACCGCGAGGACGGGTACATCATCACCAACGCGCACGTCGTCACGCTCGACGGCGCCGCGGGATCCGATGCCGCGATCCGCGTGAAGCTGAGCGACGGCCGCATCCTCGACGGCGAGCTCGTCGGGGTCGATCCCTACGCAGATCTCGCGGTCGTCAAGGTCGAGGCCGACTCTCTGCCGGCCATCACGATCGCAGATTCGTCCGCCCTGAACGTCGGCGACGTGACGGTCGCGATCGGCGCCCCGCTGAACCTCGCCAACACGGTCACGAGCGGTGTCATCAGTGCGATGAGCCGGGGGATCTCGGTCGGCAGCCCGCTGATCCCGCAGGATCCGTCCGCCGAGGGGGAAGAAGAGCCGCAGCCCGACGACGGCGGCCAGGGCACGCTGCCCTGGGACTTCCGGTTCGGCACGCCCGATGACGGCGGCCAGGGTGCGCAGCAGCAGGCCGCGTCGGGTACTGTCACCCTTCCGGTCATCCAGACGGACGCGTCGATCAACCCGGGCAACTCAGGCGGTGCCCTGCTCGACGCCAATGGCGCGCTCATCGGGATCAACGTCGCCATCGCGTCGACCTCGACCACGGGGGAGACGGCGGGCAGCGTGGGACTCGGGTTCGCGATCCCGTCGAACCTCGCCCAGCGCGTCGCCGACGCGCTGATTGCGGGGGAGCAGCCGTCGCACGGCCTCCTCGGT
Above is a genomic segment from Leucobacter rhizosphaerae containing:
- a CDS encoding ATP-dependent helicase; the protein is MADGTDDILDALDPEQREIAEALRGPVSVLAGAGTGKTRAITHRIAHGVRTGVYAPERVLAVTFTRKAAGELQGRLRGLGADGVRAQTFHGAALGQLNHFWPQLVGGAAPTMLPGKVAVVSQVVESLGLHPNSEALRDLASEIEWRKTSMLGIEEYGRRIADRPVPQGFTPEQVVDVHQGYASLLEERRQIDFEDVLVLLAGMLETEPLAAVQVRERYRFFTVDEYQDVSPLQHALLRVWLGNRDDVCVVGDASQTIYSFAGASSSYLLRFGIEYPHAREIRLERNYRSAEPIVRLANRLMRDRPGALTLRASRDTIQVPARRMDADGSPVKPAAPAVAAPTFEWFATELDEATAVAASIAEAISQGTPASEIAILYRTNAQSARFEEALRQREIGVRVHGAQRFFERADVRQAVMMIRGEAKVADGRPLFQIVSDVLRSGGWSSRPPEGATQRERWEALSALLSLVDEMPPGTGIQEFSEELLARQRAQHEPTLEAVTLSAIHAAKGLEWSLVHVAGMSEGLLPIAHAVDEDSISEERRLCYVAFTRARDTLRLSGVAGGARSRRSPSRFIGEAGIAA
- a CDS encoding zinc-dependent metalloprotease; protein product: MSANDHDDSGNQGGNPDFDELQRILRDMLSGNGAPEGGFDPEQLAKAAGIPGDPAAMQGLFNTLRGAMQQPTDGIDWSATRRTAIEVASDGGAAHDPASVLRAFPVATLWLDEVTEIGPTSDAPRALSRIEWVQQSVDTWISMAEPVAESVTQALMGALQSQMPEELGDALQGAAPMLRSVGGALFAVQLGTIIGKLSGEVVSAGEIGIPLLTGPGREGGALLPGGVASFAEGLDQDVEAVTLYLAVRELAHARLFRHSKWLRLHLLSAITDYARGIRIDTDRIEEVARDIDPAHPEQLQELLSNGALIPPKTEAQEAAHARLETMLALVEGWVDVVTADAAKRLPGADAIAEMVRRRRATGGPAEHAFSALVGLELRPRRLRDAAALWRLVGERGDAQVRDGLWAHPDLLPTAEELDHPARLLERLGLAGATSESKTDADDFDAALAQLLDGELPPHDGDRPPHDDRADDGPAPAP
- a CDS encoding YlbL family protein translates to MRHDMIDEERERRRVRILLGIAILACLTLLAAVIPSPFAIERPGPVVNTLGEVAIEDETMPVIAILDAETYPTTGELNLLTVSIAGGPEHPVSWLSLVPALLDPSQRIAPRNEFFPEGVSEQDREAANTVMMDTSQMQSAAAAFRELGEPVAVELRVAGVSEDGPAEGILRVDDVIEGINGSPVADFAALRSAIVDSGVDAALTIQVRRDGESTEVSVTPRLPEGGTEPMLGAVISSSYDLPAEVDISLSQIGGPSAGMIFALGIYDQLTPGGLLDGLTVSGTGTISDEGVVGPIGGLAQKMWAASRADSDLFLMPVANCADLPSRIPSGLTVAPVETLAEAIDAIEGATAGETPAGIERCDAP
- a CDS encoding UPF0182 family protein, with the translated sequence MTDQNVGAPATRQRRLSPLAITIVIVVLLILGFLAVAAVLAEVFWYRQVGFLPVLTTQWIAAGVMFLIGFFGMAVPVFFAIDLAYRKRPVYARLTAQLDRYQELFEPLRRLVKWGLPAVIGLFGGFSTATQWQRVLLWMNSEPTGTTDAQFGIDVSFYLFDLPVLQGIVGFASAVALVALIAGVATSYLYGGISFSGRDVRVSKATRIQAAILATIYLLLQAASLWLDQYRSVNDPNGLLTGAMFQDVHAVIPGKQILAGIALIVAVLFLITAFTGKWRLPVIGTALFLVSSIVLGMGYPWAVQQFQVRPDEKSLESEYIERNIAATREAFGVDEVEVERYDAVTDAEPGALRNDAVATANIRIMDPEIISRTFAQLEQSKQYYTFPNSLNVDRYVIDGEVEDTVSAVRDIDITDQEGWYNRTLVYTHGYGLVAAYGNQRSPGGEPVFLESGIPTSGKLGEFEPRVYFGMNSPEYSIVGGERDKPIELDFPADAESTAEAAAEDADDATPAEEATPAEPENADAAQVEADVAEADAAAEEEQAVEEVDGSRQNLTTFAGDGGPELSNIFTKLIYALKFQDMEVLLSGAVVDGSQILYDRNPIERVQKVAPYLTLDAAPYASVVDGKVVWIVDGYTTSSEYPYSEQKDLNEVTVDADNERVSLMTKPVNYIRNSVKATVDAYDGSVTLYAWDTEDPVLKAWSKVFPGTLQSVSEMSGDLLSHVRYPTDLFKMQREVLSKYHVTDAGAFYSEEDAWRTPNDPVAATGDGTTAPAQPPYYLTLSAGAGAEPNYSIYSTYIPDARGEGARDILTGYLAADSNAGAEAGTVSDGYGSLKLLTLPKGNTIPGPGQVQNSFNTDPKVSTELNLLRQGETTVRSGNLLTLPVGGGLLYVQPVYIEASSGTRFPLLQKVLVSFGDQIAFEDTLDEALDVLFGGNSGASAGDGDAVDGEEPAAPDTGDTATGGDTGATGGGTGTSATLEAALREMQSAITDREQAMKDGDWAAYGVADERLKAAVEAALEAQ